A segment of the Streptomyces pactum genome:
GATGTAGCCACAGCAACTGCGCTCAGTGTCCGCCTCAGGTATCGCTTCGGGGCGGGAGCAGCGGCGCCAGGAAGCGACTCGGTTCTCCGTGCCAGGTGATGGCCAGGGCGTCACGGGCGCGGGTGGCCGCGACGAAGAGCAGCGAACGCGCCCGGTGCAGCTCTCGCCGGTGGCGGCTCGGGTCGGTGTGCTCCCACGTGTCCACGGAGGCGCGGGGAACGAGGCCCTCGGCCACCCCGGCGATGACCAGGCAGCGGTACTCAAGCCCCTTGAAGCGGTACATGGTGCCGATGTGCACGCCCTGGTCGCCGCGCGGCCCGTCCTGTGTGATCTCGGTCGGGGTGATGCCGTGCCGGGCAAGGCGTTCGGCGAGCTGGGTGACCATGTCGTTGGTCGGGACGCAGATCGCCGTGGACTCGCGGGGCACGTCGTGCCAGGCCCGCAGTTGTTGCACGACGAGGTCCATCTCCTCGTCCCAGCTCCGCGCACCGCGCAACGACGGGACCGGGCCGTGCAGGACCGAGCGGTACCCGGCGAGGGTGTCGCTGTCACCGTCCAAGTCGTCGTAGTCGGCGTCGCCCAGCACCCGGATCGCGTCGCGGAGGATCTCCCGGGTTGTGCGGTAGCTGAGGGTCAGCCGGGAGGACCGGCCCCGGATGTGGACGCCAAGGCTGCCGAGGGTGACCTGGTTGTCGTAGATCCGCTGGTGCGTGTCGCCCACGAGGAACATGTCGTCGGCCTCGGACGGCGCCATGGCACGCAGCATCTTCCAGTGGGCGGCGCTGAGGTCCTGGGCCTCGTCGACCACGATGTGCCGGTACCGGTGGCGCAGCCGGGCACCGGAACCGGCCTCGACATGGAGGTTGTCCAGGCCGCTCCGGTCCTCGCGTTCCCGTGACCGACTGTCGATCTTCGCCTTTCGGGTCATCTCTAGCCGCGCCGCCCGTTCGGCGACCTGGCGGTGGGTCTCCAGCCCTTTGGTCTCCAGCCGTTGCGTGAAGCGTTCGGCGAGTTGCCAGATGCCGACGCGCTCGGCGCGGGTGACGCTGCGCCCCCTGCCGGCGCGCCGGACGGTGAAGTAGTCGCTCCGGGAGGCCACGGCCTGGCCGAGGATGACCTGGTTCCATTCGTCGCTGAGGAACTCGGCGCTCCAACGGGTCTCTCCCGCCTCCACCAGCAGGTCCCGCCACTCGCGGAGCGCCGTCGTGTCGTCGATGCGCCGCTTGGCGTTGCCCGGGTCGGCCTCGCTGACGATGCGGGTGGCGAGTTGGTCCACGTGTGCGATGTCGACCCTGGCCAGTACGTCGGGTCCGCCGAGGGAGAGGAGCCGGGAGCGGAGGTCGGCGGCAAGATTCCGGTTGAACGTGGTGAACAGGACAGGCTTGGTGTGGCCGGGCGGGAGCTGTCGCACCAGATGGCAGACACGGTGGAGGGCGACGATGGTCTTGCCCGTTCCCGGGCCACCACCGACCCGGGCCGGGCCGGAGTAGCGCCGGTGGACCAGCTTCTCCTGGGTGGGGTGGAGGAAGATCTTCCAGCGCCCGAAGTCGCCCTCCTCCAGGATGCTCTGCAGGAATTCATCGTCGGTGATCGCCACGGTCTGTGAGCGGTCGACGGCTGCCTGCCAGTCGGCGGAGTCGAGGTTGCGCTCCGGCTCTTCGACCGCGACGGGCGCGGTGACCTCGTCCATGACCTCTTCGTAGGAAGCACCGTCGCGCAGCCGGAGGAGGACTTCCCCGGTGTGGCGGGGCGCATACTCGGCGAGGCCGAGCAGTTCGTCGTCCGTGGTGAGTTTCCGGACGATGGGGATGAGCGGTTCGGCGACGCCGAGATCGGCGAGTTCCTCGTCGGTGTAGGCCCCGAAGAGGGGTTTCTCCGGCTCCTCCAGCCCTTCCGGCTCCTCCGACGGCTTCGGACGGGCCGGTTCCGGGGCGGGCACGGGCGTCGGAGCCGGGACTGGAGCGGCGGGCGGGGTGAGTCCGCGGCGCAGCACGCTCTCCTCGACGACCTGGAGGTCGACGTATTCGATGGCGCCGGTGATGTGGTTGATGCCGTAGTTGAGCCGGTCCAGGTTCTTGTGGACGTGGCTGCGGTGCTTGACCGAGACGAGCAGCCAGTCGTCACCGCCGAGGCGGATCATCAGGGCCCGCCACTCGCGGTTGACGCGTGCCGACCAGAGACGGTCGTGGCCTTCCAACTGCTTGAGGTCGAAGCCGCCGGCGTCGGGGTTGCGGCGGAAGTCGTGTTGGAACTTGTAGAACGCCCCGAGGACCGCGCGGTCCAGTTTGACGATCTCCTTGTCGGCCTTGTCCAGCAGGCGCAGCGTCACGCCCGTCCTCGGCGCGCCGGTGACCGTCATCGCTCGTTCTCCTCGTAGTGGTGCGCTGCTCTGTCCGCGTCGTGGCCGGCCAGCGCGGCGAGTTCGTCGACGTCCCATTCCGCCGCGGTACGGACCTGCCAGCCCGCGTCCCGGTAGGCCCGGTCCCGTTCTTCGGCTTCGATGTCGCGCCGGGTGGCCGGGTCCGGGCGGTGTGCGAGAACGATGCCCACGCGGGGGCCGGGCCAGGCGAGTTCGGCGGGCCAGGCGGCCGTCCCCAGCTCGTAGCCGGCCTCGGGCGCGGGCAGGCCCCGGTCGGCGAGAGCCCCGGCGAGGGCGGGCAGGCCGGGTTCGTCGACGAGGTACTCGATGACTTCGTCCCAGGCGGGGTCGCGCACGGCGGCGGAGGCCCCCTCGGCGTCCTGCCCCGGCGCGGCCGACTGCTGCCCGGCGACCGGCTGTGCTCCGTCCGCCGCGGGTTCGTGCCGGTGTCGCCGGGAGGTGAGCCATCCGGTGCCACCGGTGACGGCCAGCTCGGCCGGGTCGAATCCGGGCAGCATGCCGGTCGTGAGCTGAACCCCGTCGCCCTCCCCGAAGTCGAGAAACTGGAGAAGATTGCTCCAGTAGAGCCAAGCCTGCCAGCGTCTGCGGTGGGCGGTCTCGTCGGCGTCGACCGTGTCCGTGCTGTCGTCGAGGACGGTCAGTGCCGTCCAGGCGGCCGCGCTCTGGCCCCCGCGCAGGTCGAGCGCGATGGTGAGAGGGCACCCCGAGGCGTCCCGCGTCGCCATGACCTGGACGGCGCCCTGTCCCTGCGCCAGCCGGTGACCGTGCAGCGCCTCGCTGATCCTGAGCCCGGTCTCTTTGCCTGCGGCCAGGGCCCTGCTGGTCGCCGACACGGCGGCGAAGCCCGCGAGGGCGCTCTGGGTGCGGCGCCGCCAGGCGTCCGGGTCGGGGTCGGTGAGGTAGCCGATCAGCGTCTCGACCGGGTTGGCCCACACCAGCCTCGGCAGGTCGCGGGTGTCTCCGGCGTGCATGCGCCGGTGGACGTCCATGGCTGTCTTCTGCGCGGTGTTCGGGTACGGCTTCCACGGCGGGTCGGCCCGGGGCGTGGTCCGGCCGGTCCAGGCCTGTACGTCGTCCCAGGTGAGCTGGAAGACCTGCCAGCCTTCCGCGCGCAGCCGGGTGCGCTTGACCGCGTCGGCCTCGGCGGTGAGGTGCTCGGGGCTTGCGTGGTAGCGGTAGCCGTCGAGGTAGACGGCGACCCGGCGGTCGTCGTCGGTGCTGCGGAAGACCACGTCCGGCCGGGTGTAGTCGAGCGGGGTCTGGGTTTCCATCTGCCAGCCGCGGACGGTGCCGTCGGGTGCGGTGAAGCGCAGGGTCGTGTCCCGGGTGCCGTCGGCGGTGAGAGCGGTGCGGACGCTGACGTCGTCCACCCGCTCGGCCCATTCGAGCAGCCCGCGCCGGAAGAGTGCCTCCAGCTCGCTCTCCACCTGGTGCACCAGGGTGATGTCCCGGGTGGTGGCGACCGGTCCGACGCTCCAGTGGTCCGCGGTGCGGCCGAAGAGGTCGCCGAGCATGTCGAGGGCGTGCTCGCGGGAGACGAGTTCGTACTCGCCGTCGGTGACGTGCCGCAACAGGCAGCGGTGGCACGCGGACCGGCCCTGGCCCACGCACACGCACGTCTCGATCACCTGCCGGGCGTCGTCCAGGACACCCTTGAGACCGTCCCGGCCGGCGAGGCGGTGCAGGTAGCCGGTGCCGCCGGGGAGCGTGTCGTACAGGACGAGGAAGTGGCGGCGGAGCGGGGTCTCACCGCGTTCCTCGGGCATGGAGTCGGTGACGACCGCGAGGTGGTCGGGGTCGCCGCCGTAGCTGCGCGCGATGCCGGCCAGCAGCAGCGCCTTGAAGGACGCGAGCCGTTCCCGGGTGTGCGCGGTGACGGCGGGGATGAGGACGCGCAGTGCGTCGGTGCGCAGTTCGTGGGCGAGCAGCACCCGCTCGCCGCGTCGTACGGCGTCGGCTCCGGCGCGCCGTCTGGGACACCACGGCCGGTGGTACTTGGCGTGTGCCGACGCGTCACCGGCGTCGTGCGCGGCGGGTCCGCCGTCCGGGTCGGCGTAGCCGCACGCATCGCAGACCCAGAAGGGGTTGAGGCGGACCTCCTGTCCGGCGAAGGTGGTGTCCGCGCCGCCGTCCACGCGGGCGGCGCCGACGTTGAGATGCCGGACGTGCGCCTGCCGGGTGAACTCCCAGCCGAAGGTGGCGTGTTCGTGCTTCCAGGCCTGTTCGATGTCGTCGGCGTCGATGTCGACGGCGGGAACGACGGTGTAGTGGCGCCGCTCCCGTTCGTCGCTGTCGTCGCGGACGCGGACGTCGTCGCGTTCGTCCCGGGAGGTGACGCGGCGCGGCACGAGCACCTTGTGCAGGCAGCCGACGTCGCCGATGGCCGCGGACCGGCAGCGAGGGCAGGGGGACGCGTCGTCCTCGGCGAGGTGGGTGCGGACGTGGCCGCAGTCGGGGCACACGCGCCACCAGAGCCAGGCCGGGCGGCCGGGCCCGCCGATGTCCACTCCGGTGACTCGGTGTTTGTAGCCCTGGACGTAGTAGTGGTTGCCGGGCGCGAACTCGGTGAGGGCGAGGCGGGCGGGGCGGCTGTGGCGGAGGGTCTTGCTGTGGTTCTCGCGGCCGCCGTCGTCGGTCTTCTCGGTCCAGGTGAGGGTGGCCTCCAGCTCGGTGGCCGAGTCGATGAGGCTGTAGTTCGGCAGCAGGCCGAGGTCGACCAGGGCGCCGTGCGCGGTGGTGCGGCTGATCTCCCGGGAGATGCGGCCCACCTCGCGCCGCTCGGCCCGCAACTCGCGCCCCTGCCGTGCGTGGTCGGGGTCGCCGGCGACGAGCAGCCCGTGCGCCCGGTCGATGGCCTCGGTGCGGCGCTGGAGGTCCGCGCGGCGCTCCTCCCAGCGCCTGCACGCGGCGACCAGAGCGCCGGCCAGTCCCTCCTCGCCGGGGTCGGTGGCGTAGGCGGTGAGGGCGGTACGGGCCTGCGGGCTGACGCCCGTGCCGCGGCTCTCGTCGTACGGAGGGAACAGGTCCAGGAAGCCCCGGACGAGTCGTTCGCCGTCGGCCAGCGCGGCCTCGGTGAAGTCGGCCTGCCAGGCAGAGGCGCCGAACAGTTCTGTGGCCCGCCCGGGCAGCGGGCGCAGCGGTGTCCCGTCGGGGGCGGTCAGCCGTCCGGCGCCGGCGAGGTCGAGGAGGTGGGCAAGGTACTGGCGGCGCAGGATCTCGGCCGCGGACAGGTAGCAGCCGGGCGGCCGAACCTCCCCGGCGATCATGAGGCGGGGTTCTTCGAGGTAGTAGCGGTCGCGCGGCCCCCGGTCGACCATGGTGAGCAGGTAGGCGTTGCCGGTGGAGCGGCCCGCGCGGCCCACCCGCTGGATGTAGTTGGCCGGTCCCTTGGGCAGTGAGGCGAGGACGACCGCCGAGAGGTCGCCGATGTCGATGCCGAGTTCGAGGGTGGGGGTGCAGGACAGGACCTGCGGGTTGGCGTAGTGGACGCGGGTGCCGTCGCGGAAGGCCTTCTCGACCGCCTCGCGCCGGGCGCGGCTGAGGGTGCCGGTGTGTTCGGCGGTGTTGATGGTGAAGACGCCGGCCTCGCGGTACATGCGCCGGTAGAAGTCGTCGGTGTAGTCCCGTTGCCTCAGTCCGCTGTCCAGGTCGCGGCCGGTGCCGAGAGTGCCGCCGCAGCGGTAGCGGGGGCAGGGCTGACCGTGCCACTGGCCGGCCAGGTCGGGGTGGATGGTCTGTTCCCAGAAGCAGCGCGGGCAGTGCGCGGTGGCGTCAGGCAGCGTGTCGTCGGCGAGTCTGCGCACCCGGATGTGGCCGGGCTGGAGTCCGTAGACGCGGGTGGCGCCGTCGAGCGCGGTGCGCGCGGAGACGACACCGATCTCGGCGAGCGCGGGCAGCAGCCGGCTCAGGAACGTGGCGGCGGCCTCCGGGCGCAGGCCCAGGGAGCGTACGGCCCAGTCCTGGTACCAGCCGAGCCGTCCGGTGAGGACGTCGAAGTCCTCGCTGCCCTGCTTGGGGCTGCCCAGCAGGAAGGCGGGCGCGGAGACCCCCCGGGGGAAGGCGGGCATCCCGTTCTCGCGTCCGCCCCAGATCGCCCATCGACGGACCCCGGCCTGGTCCAGCCAGGGGTCCAGCCAGGCGTGCCGGACGGCTCCCCGGATGCGCATGCGCTCCAACAGGCCCCGGACGAAGCCGATATGCCGGTCGTATCCGG
Coding sequences within it:
- a CDS encoding UvrD-helicase domain-containing protein produces the protein MTVTGAPRTGVTLRLLDKADKEIVKLDRAVLGAFYKFQHDFRRNPDAGGFDLKQLEGHDRLWSARVNREWRALMIRLGGDDWLLVSVKHRSHVHKNLDRLNYGINHITGAIEYVDLQVVEESVLRRGLTPPAAPVPAPTPVPAPEPARPKPSEEPEGLEEPEKPLFGAYTDEELADLGVAEPLIPIVRKLTTDDELLGLAEYAPRHTGEVLLRLRDGASYEEVMDEVTAPVAVEEPERNLDSADWQAAVDRSQTVAITDDEFLQSILEEGDFGRWKIFLHPTQEKLVHRRYSGPARVGGGPGTGKTIVALHRVCHLVRQLPPGHTKPVLFTTFNRNLAADLRSRLLSLGGPDVLARVDIAHVDQLATRIVSEADPGNAKRRIDDTTALREWRDLLVEAGETRWSAEFLSDEWNQVILGQAVASRSDYFTVRRAGRGRSVTRAERVGIWQLAERFTQRLETKGLETHRQVAERAARLEMTRKAKIDSRSREREDRSGLDNLHVEAGSGARLRHRYRHIVVDEAQDLSAAHWKMLRAMAPSEADDMFLVGDTHQRIYDNQVTLGSLGVHIRGRSSRLTLSYRTTREILRDAIRVLGDADYDDLDGDSDTLAGYRSVLHGPVPSLRGARSWDEEMDLVVQQLRAWHDVPRESTAICVPTNDMVTQLAERLARHGITPTEITQDGPRGDQGVHIGTMYRFKGLEYRCLVIAGVAEGLVPRASVDTWEHTDPSRHRRELHRARSLLFVAATRARDALAITWHGEPSRFLAPLLPPRSDT
- a CDS encoding DEAD/DEAH box helicase; translation: MRPTLAADQVRASLSQYLATTYALADESTRRALENFLGDPEDGIFRGPYLRVRTPFRTAVGTDWKRHLTWHPELTPYRHQEAAWERLSTLHGPARPTLVTTGTGSGKTESFLVPILDHCYRQRLAGRKGVKAILLYPMNALATDQAHRIGERLNDPKDTRLRDAGVGAGLYIGDRPSQEFKQANPAITVDRDEIRRTMPDILITNYKMLDLLLQRPEDQRLWQDSALAYVVLDEFHTYDGAQGTDVAMLLRRLGSVTGLAEPGRPLGPVCPVATSATLGENGTGATDSGARGPAARPGSGPGMLEVAEQVFGVPFPPDAVVGEDRRSTRDFTGESDFSLPFPSPHEVAGLGDPTRDPGAMDDLVTAFSGLSGPSPEDLGAVLRRHRLTAAVLEILDGTPRTISEITEVLPRYAYHWGMAVQQQPRVAAQGLARYIALLSYARDPDHPGRPLLSIEIHHWVRSVSRVLRGISAARAEFRWDDERVTSGGALTRKVPGPAARPSPYDGEGPAVPLDAAEQAAVPADDSAPPPAEVFLPAVFCRECGRSGWAAYSPEVDPAELELNATKIRRASVGRDKRRVRNMIAATPREVHEAAFGAGAERRRGGPSVMVLEGHGGRLRPLSPDADFTAPTDGEGPRRPRTLHNAAFVHADLDGDRAAERDQCPACRTFNSVRYLGTGLAALAAAAVTQLFTGGELDKNLGEDKTLLFNDSVQDAAHRAGYVASRSYTFSLRALLASRIDEDEPITLNDLAADLIADVVDSKAVQAAVIPPDLHLVRGVDTLLSGRSRGSRPTWELIAQRLAFATVMEFGLRSRQGRTLELTRTVAADVPLQDPDAVAELVRETLLTTPGEIALPDGSVPGYDRHIGFVRGLLERMRIRGAVRHAWLDPWLDQAGVRRWAIWGGRENGMPAFPRGVSAPAFLLGSPKQGSEDFDVLTGRLGWYQDWAVRSLGLRPEAAATFLSRLLPALAEIGVVSARTALDGATRVYGLQPGHIRVRRLADDTLPDATAHCPRCFWEQTIHPDLAGQWHGQPCPRYRCGGTLGTGRDLDSGLRQRDYTDDFYRRMYREAGVFTINTAEHTGTLSRARREAVEKAFRDGTRVHYANPQVLSCTPTLELGIDIGDLSAVVLASLPKGPANYIQRVGRAGRSTGNAYLLTMVDRGPRDRYYLEEPRLMIAGEVRPPGCYLSAAEILRRQYLAHLLDLAGAGRLTAPDGTPLRPLPGRATELFGASAWQADFTEAALADGERLVRGFLDLFPPYDESRGTGVSPQARTALTAYATDPGEEGLAGALVAACRRWEERRADLQRRTEAIDRAHGLLVAGDPDHARQGRELRAERREVGRISREISRTTAHGALVDLGLLPNYSLIDSATELEATLTWTEKTDDGGRENHSKTLRHSRPARLALTEFAPGNHYYVQGYKHRVTGVDIGGPGRPAWLWWRVCPDCGHVRTHLAEDDASPCPRCRSAAIGDVGCLHKVLVPRRVTSRDERDDVRVRDDSDERERRHYTVVPAVDIDADDIEQAWKHEHATFGWEFTRQAHVRHLNVGAARVDGGADTTFAGQEVRLNPFWVCDACGYADPDGGPAAHDAGDASAHAKYHRPWCPRRRAGADAVRRGERVLLAHELRTDALRVLIPAVTAHTRERLASFKALLLAGIARSYGGDPDHLAVVTDSMPEERGETPLRRHFLVLYDTLPGGTGYLHRLAGRDGLKGVLDDARQVIETCVCVGQGRSACHRCLLRHVTDGEYELVSREHALDMLGDLFGRTADHWSVGPVATTRDITLVHQVESELEALFRRGLLEWAERVDDVSVRTALTADGTRDTTLRFTAPDGTVRGWQMETQTPLDYTRPDVVFRSTDDDRRVAVYLDGYRYHASPEHLTAEADAVKRTRLRAEGWQVFQLTWDDVQAWTGRTTPRADPPWKPYPNTAQKTAMDVHRRMHAGDTRDLPRLVWANPVETLIGYLTDPDPDAWRRRTQSALAGFAAVSATSRALAAGKETGLRISEALHGHRLAQGQGAVQVMATRDASGCPLTIALDLRGGQSAAAWTALTVLDDSTDTVDADETAHRRRWQAWLYWSNLLQFLDFGEGDGVQLTTGMLPGFDPAELAVTGGTGWLTSRRHRHEPAADGAQPVAGQQSAAPGQDAEGASAAVRDPAWDEVIEYLVDEPGLPALAGALADRGLPAPEAGYELGTAAWPAELAWPGPRVGIVLAHRPDPATRRDIEAEERDRAYRDAGWQVRTAAEWDVDELAALAGHDADRAAHHYEENER